Below is a genomic region from Anaerolineae bacterium.
GCGCCCTCCGACGGCGACCGATAATTGCCGGCACGCCTGCAACAATATTACTGCATTTCCGGCCCAATGTGTATATCCATTCTTGACAAACCGCATAGTTCGTGATATAATTAACAACGTATGGTGAAAAATAAAACATACCGGACTCCAGAAGAGCAGCACACCGCGGTCAGACAGCTCGCCATACACGAGCTGATAATATAACGAAATATCACACAAGGAGGAAAAACGATGGCGCAGAAAGAGATTTCCCGCAAAGCGTTCCTGAAAGGCATGGCGGCAGTGGGTGCCACCAGCGCGGCCGTCAGCGCGCTGGCCGGCTGCGCGCAGAAGCCGGCGGCCGAGAGCCCCATCCCTGCCAAGTGGGACCGCGAGACCGAGGTGCTGATCATCGGCACCGGGTTCGCCGGCCTGGCGGCCGCCATTGAGGCCAAGAACGCCGGCGCTGACGTGCTGGTGCTGGAAAAGATGGAAGTCCCCGGCGGCAACTCCGCCATCAACGGCGGCGTCTACGCGGCCTGGGACTCCCGCATCCGCCGCAAGTTCCCCGACCTGCCCCCCGATTCCGCCGATATCATGATGGAGGACATGCTGAAGGCCGGCCAGCGCCTCAACTGGCCCGCCCTGGCGAAGAAGGTGGCTACCGAGTCGGTGGATGGCATCGAGTGGCTGCTCGACCTCGGCACCCCGTTCCAGGAAAAGATCGTGCAGGCCGGCGGCCATTCTCGCCCCCGCACCCACACCACGGCGAACTCTTCCGGCAGTGATGCCATCAAGGCCATGCTGAAGAAAGCCGAGGAGATGAAGATCGAGATCCTCTACGAGCACAAGGTGACCCGCCTGGTCCGCGAGGGATGTGACACGGGCCGCGTGCTGGGGGTCGAGGTGGAGACCGGCGGCCAGAAGAAGTACTTCAAGGCCAAGAAGGCGGTGGTCATCGCCACCGGCGGCTTCTGCAAGAACGTCGAACTGCGCGCCAAGTTCGTGCCTTGGCTGACCGCCGAATTCCCCAGCACCAACCATCCCGGCGCCACCGGCGAGGTGATGGTGGAAGCGATGCGCATCGGCGCCGCCGCGACCCAGCTCGACTGGATCCAGCTCTATCCCTTCGCCGACCCGGAGACCGGCATCCTGGACCGGCCGGCGGTCGTCCCGTTCAACGCGCCGGCCTACTGCATCTACGTGGCCAAGAACGGCAAGCGCTTCGTGAACGAGCTGGCCAACCGCAAGGTCTGCGCCGACGCTCAGCTCTTCGAGGCCAAGGAGAAACCCACCTTCACCATCTTCGACGACTCCAAGGTGGATGAATTCTTCAACCGCGAGCACATCGAAGACGGCGTGAAGAAAGGCCGCATCATCCGGGCGGACACCCTGGAGGAGCTGGCGCAGAAGGCCGGCATCGACGCCGCGGCGCTGAAAGAGACCGTCGCCAAGTACAACGAAATGGTGGACAAGGGTGTGGACGAGGAGTTCGGCAAGCCCAGCATGAAGGCCAAGATCGAGAAGCCGCCCTTCTACGCCATCCCGCAGTGGCCCTCCGTCCACCACTGCATGGGCGGCCTGCAGATCACCGATAAGGCCCAGGTGCTGGACCTGGACGGCAATGTGATCCCCGGCCTGTATGCCGCCGGCGAGGTCACCGGTGGCATCCACGGCGCGGTGCGCCTGGGGAGCTGTGCCTTTATGGACTGCATCGTCATGGGCCGCACAGCCGGCAAGAACGCCGCCGCCGAGGCGCCGGCCGCCTGATCCGGGACCACGACCGGCGAACGCCAAGCCTGGGGAGCCGGTGAGGCCCCCAGGCTTTTCTCGCGCCGGCGAAACACCAGGCCAGATAGATTTGA
It encodes:
- a CDS encoding flavocytochrome c, which gives rise to MAQKEISRKAFLKGMAAVGATSAAVSALAGCAQKPAAESPIPAKWDRETEVLIIGTGFAGLAAAIEAKNAGADVLVLEKMEVPGGNSAINGGVYAAWDSRIRRKFPDLPPDSADIMMEDMLKAGQRLNWPALAKKVATESVDGIEWLLDLGTPFQEKIVQAGGHSRPRTHTTANSSGSDAIKAMLKKAEEMKIEILYEHKVTRLVREGCDTGRVLGVEVETGGQKKYFKAKKAVVIATGGFCKNVELRAKFVPWLTAEFPSTNHPGATGEVMVEAMRIGAAATQLDWIQLYPFADPETGILDRPAVVPFNAPAYCIYVAKNGKRFVNELANRKVCADAQLFEAKEKPTFTIFDDSKVDEFFNREHIEDGVKKGRIIRADTLEELAQKAGIDAAALKETVAKYNEMVDKGVDEEFGKPSMKAKIEKPPFYAIPQWPSVHHCMGGLQITDKAQVLDLDGNVIPGLYAAGEVTGGIHGAVRLGSCAFMDCIVMGRTAGKNAAAEAPAA